A stretch of Gammaproteobacteria bacterium DNA encodes these proteins:
- a CDS encoding 2OG-Fe(II) oxygenase, protein MLSRQECEALTALYSMEELFRSKVVMARHGFGRGEYKYFAYPLPDIVAGMRTSLYPYLALIANRWNDTMGIDIRYPEQHADFIARCHEAGQLKPTPLLLAYGADDYNCLHQDLYGEHVFPLQVAILLSAPERDFTGGEFVLTEQRPRMQSRPEVVPLRQGDAVVFAVNQRPVRGARGVYRVRLRHGVSRVRAGRRHTLGVIFHDAT, encoded by the coding sequence ATGCTTTCCCGGCAGGAATGCGAGGCGCTGACGGCGCTGTATTCGATGGAGGAACTCTTCCGCAGCAAGGTGGTGATGGCCCGGCATGGTTTCGGACGTGGCGAGTACAAGTATTTCGCCTATCCGTTGCCCGACATCGTCGCTGGCATGCGCACGAGTCTCTACCCGTATCTCGCGCTGATCGCCAATCGCTGGAATGACACAATGGGCATCGACATCCGCTACCCCGAACAGCACGCGGATTTCATCGCGCGCTGCCATGAGGCGGGTCAGCTGAAGCCCACGCCGCTGCTGCTTGCCTACGGCGCGGACGATTATAACTGCCTGCATCAGGATCTCTACGGCGAGCACGTGTTTCCGCTGCAGGTCGCGATTCTTTTGTCCGCGCCTGAGCGCGATTTCACGGGCGGCGAATTCGTGCTCACCGAACAGCGTCCGCGCATGCAGTCGCGGCCGGAAGTCGTACCGTTGCGCCAAGGCGACGCGGTGGTGTTCGCCGTCAATCAGCGTCCGGTGCGGGGAGCGCGCGGTGTGTATCGGGTCAGGCTTAGGCACGGCGTAAGCCGCGTGCGCGCGGGGCGACGTCACACCCTGGGCGTCATTTTCCACGACGCGACGTGA
- the alkB gene encoding DNA oxidative demethylase AlkB, producing MEIEDAFGVDLCQEPLAPGAVVLRGFARADEAALLAALQGVIEQAPFRHMITPGGFRMSAAMTNCGAYGWVSDRSGYRYDPADPERGARWPRMPDAFLTLAHDAAAQAGFERFVPDACLINRYEPGARLSLHQDKDEQDFDAPIVSVSLGLPAVFLFGGSKRADKPNRVPLTHGDVVVWGGSARLRYHGVAPLKAGHHPLLGDHRINLTLRKAV from the coding sequence ATGGAAATAGAGGACGCATTCGGCGTGGATTTATGTCAGGAGCCGTTGGCGCCTGGCGCGGTGGTGCTGCGAGGCTTCGCGCGCGCGGATGAAGCGGCGTTGCTGGCGGCGTTGCAAGGGGTGATCGAGCAGGCGCCGTTTCGCCATATGATCACGCCGGGCGGGTTTCGCATGTCGGCGGCCATGACCAACTGTGGCGCGTACGGCTGGGTTTCGGATAGAAGCGGGTATCGCTACGATCCCGCTGATCCCGAGCGCGGCGCAAGGTGGCCGCGTATGCCGGATGCGTTCTTGACGCTTGCGCACGATGCGGCGGCGCAGGCGGGGTTCGAGCGCTTTGTGCCAGATGCGTGCCTGATCAATCGCTACGAACCTGGCGCAAGACTCTCGCTGCACCAGGACAAAGACGAACAGGACTTCGATGCGCCTATTGTGTCGGTGTCGCTCGGGCTTCCCGCCGTTTTTCTGTTTGGCGGATCGAAACGGGCCGATAAACCGAACCGCGTGCCATTGACGCATGGCGATGTGGTGGTGTGGGGCGGGTCGGCCAGACTTCGCTATCATGGGGTCGCGCCGCTGAAGGCAGGGCATCACCCGTTGCTGGGCGACCATCGCATTAACCTGACGTTGCGCAAGGCGGTTTGA